TCCCTTATGGATATAAGAATGATTGGCATATAAAAAAGTGGCTTACCATATCAGGTAAGCCACTTTTTTAAAATTAAAGTGTGACAGGCTCCAAACAAGTAATAGCACAGAAACAGTTCAAATCAATGGTGATACAAATTCCTGTTCTTTTAAGATGAGAAATATTTATACCACCAAGTTGATCACAAGGACTTGTTGGGCAGCCATGAGCCCCCGCAATTTCTAGTAATTCTATGACTGCGCAACAATTACCATCCACTGAAGTTACTCTGAAAATAAATGTTTCTACACATTCGAATTTGTTATCTACTATCGCAACACCAGTTCCAAGAAAAGGATCACAGCCACAATAAAGAATGACTGGAATCGTGTTAGGAGCTGTTGTAGCCGGGGAAACCCCACTTAACAATTCTTGGATAGATCTTTCGCAGCTGATGTCACAGCCACTTGTAACAGGGGATACTTGGTCTTGTGCATCTGCGATTGCCCTTAACACTGTACATACACATTGATCTTTATGACTTACTTTGTGACCACACGCCATTAATTTTTCCATCTCCTTATTTTATTTTGAATGAATTGTCCCTATTAAGATATGGAATGATGTTTTTTTTGTGTGGGTAAGTGACTATTCGATTAAGATACATACGTATAAGGGCGTAATCTGCTTATTTTTGCTAATTGAGCAGCTTGCAAACATAAAGTCTAGAACTTGAAGTTCCTTTTTTAAGGACAAGTTCCTATTTTGCATAAAAAGCACCTCATTGTGAAAAATAAAGAAATGCAGATTATAACTAGAACAGGAAGATGGAAAATGAGAAAAAAATATGGATTATTGATGTTTTGTTGCTTGGGTATCCTAGCTACAGGATGCGAGCACTCTGAACAAAAAGATGTGAGCAAATTAGCGATAGTAAAAACGATCAATCCTTCAGCCGTTGCCATTGATAAAAATCAACCTGGAGGCAATGATGTTG
The Neobacillus sp. PS3-40 genome window above contains:
- a CDS encoding CotY/CotZ family spore coat protein; amino-acid sequence: MACGHKVSHKDQCVCTVLRAIADAQDQVSPVTSGCDISCERSIQELLSGVSPATTAPNTIPVILYCGCDPFLGTGVAIVDNKFECVETFIFRVTSVDGNCCAVIELLEIAGAHGCPTSPCDQLGGINISHLKRTGICITIDLNCFCAITCLEPVTL